A genomic region of Candidatus Delongbacteria bacterium contains the following coding sequences:
- a CDS encoding NAD(P)H-dependent oxidoreductase, with translation MRTLILSSSLSERSRSRVLCREVGQRLEAQDIDVDFVDLREIELQPAHRAVSVSMDQLKARIQAADNFVIGMGVHCYSISDSLKMVLDTCCGGMESKFFGILCAAGGHKSYLSTMHLTQICMNEWRMIQLPRVVYAVGKDFVDLAVPPGELSERLDQFAGEFARIGAKLLA, from the coding sequence ATGCGCACCCTGATACTTTCCAGTTCCCTGAGCGAGCGCTCGCGCTCCCGCGTGCTCTGCCGCGAAGTCGGGCAGCGCCTGGAGGCCCAGGACATCGACGTGGACTTCGTGGATCTGCGCGAGATCGAACTGCAACCCGCGCACCGAGCGGTCAGTGTCAGCATGGACCAGCTGAAAGCCCGCATCCAGGCGGCGGACAATTTCGTGATCGGAATGGGCGTCCACTGCTATTCGATCAGCGACAGCCTGAAGATGGTGCTGGATACCTGCTGTGGCGGGATGGAGTCCAAGTTCTTCGGCATTCTCTGCGCCGCGGGCGGGCACAAATCCTACCTGAGCACCATGCACCTGACCCAGATCTGCATGAACGAGTGGCGCATGATCCAGTTGCCCCGGGTCGTATATGCCGTGGGCAAGGACTTCGTGGATCTGGCCGTGCCCCCGGGTGAGCTCTCCGAGCGCCTGGACCAGTTCGCCGGTGAGTTCGCCCGCATCGGCGCCAAGCTGCTGGCCTGA
- a CDS encoding YifB family Mg chelatase-like AAA ATPase codes for MYATVPTAALLGVEALRVRVEVHVHPGMPKVVITGLPDSAIREAIPRVFSAARMQGFPIELTKRVVINLVPGDLRKSGSAFDLPIALGLLAAMGRCDPERLARTLVLGELTLEGRVAAVRGVLVMVSPDPAGGSRSRPGESIDQVLVPRENQLEAVLGAGCPVVAVGTLREAVDHISGTRTLDPLVPGECEIPRTVDAGAPDLRDVRGQAQARRALEIAAAGGHNLLLVGSPGSGKTLLAHRLAGILPRLASGEALEVSRIHSVAGLLPRDGGLLSHRPFRSPHASISDAGLLGGARAPHVGELSLAHRGVLFLDEFPEFRRSALEHLRQPLEDGWVQIVRAGLSVRLPARITLVAAMNPCPCGYLGDPRRSCRCSPFQVERYTARLSGPILDRIDLQVEVPSLSLEELMDQRESEDSQTVRSRVEEAVHRQRHRYRGDTRLFSNAGLDRSGLKAWCPLDEASLALLRRVADRFRLSARSVDRVVKVARTVADLHGRDAIGSAELAEAVQLRIRDTRSQLQE; via the coding sequence ATGTACGCCACCGTTCCAACCGCCGCCCTGCTGGGCGTGGAAGCTCTGCGTGTCCGTGTGGAGGTGCACGTGCACCCGGGCATGCCCAAGGTCGTGATCACCGGACTGCCCGACAGTGCGATCCGCGAGGCCATTCCACGTGTGTTCAGCGCGGCCCGCATGCAGGGCTTTCCCATTGAACTGACCAAGCGGGTCGTGATCAATCTGGTGCCCGGAGACCTGCGCAAGAGCGGCAGTGCCTTCGATCTGCCGATCGCCCTGGGCCTGCTGGCAGCCATGGGCCGCTGTGATCCGGAGCGCCTGGCACGCACTCTCGTGCTGGGCGAGCTGACTCTTGAAGGACGCGTGGCGGCCGTGCGCGGAGTGCTGGTGATGGTGAGTCCCGATCCTGCGGGTGGCAGCCGAAGCCGGCCGGGAGAGAGCATCGACCAGGTTCTTGTGCCGCGCGAGAACCAGCTCGAGGCGGTACTCGGTGCCGGCTGCCCGGTGGTGGCCGTGGGCACCCTGCGCGAGGCCGTGGATCACATCAGCGGCACCCGGACCCTTGATCCGCTGGTGCCCGGTGAATGCGAGATCCCCCGGACCGTGGATGCAGGAGCGCCCGATCTGCGGGATGTTCGCGGGCAGGCCCAGGCGCGTCGGGCGCTTGAGATCGCCGCCGCCGGGGGACACAATCTCCTGCTGGTGGGCTCGCCCGGGTCCGGGAAGACCCTGCTGGCCCACCGGCTGGCGGGCATTTTGCCCCGGCTGGCCAGCGGGGAGGCCCTGGAGGTGAGCCGCATCCATTCGGTGGCCGGCCTGCTGCCCCGCGATGGCGGCCTGCTCAGTCATCGGCCCTTCCGTTCGCCACACGCCAGCATTTCCGATGCGGGCCTGTTGGGGGGAGCTCGCGCTCCCCACGTGGGCGAGCTGAGCCTGGCCCATCGCGGAGTGCTGTTCCTGGACGAGTTTCCCGAGTTCCGCCGCAGTGCCCTGGAACACCTGCGCCAACCCCTCGAGGATGGCTGGGTCCAGATCGTACGGGCCGGGCTGAGCGTACGCCTGCCGGCACGGATCACACTGGTGGCCGCGATGAACCCCTGTCCGTGCGGCTATCTGGGCGATCCCCGGCGCAGTTGCCGCTGCAGCCCCTTTCAGGTGGAACGCTACACCGCCAGACTTTCCGGGCCGATCCTTGACCGGATCGACCTGCAGGTGGAAGTCCCTTCGTTGAGCCTGGAAGAACTGATGGATCAACGGGAGAGCGAGGACAGCCAGACGGTGCGGTCCCGGGTGGAGGAGGCCGTGCACCGGCAGCGGCATCGCTATCGGGGCGACACACGCCTGTTCAGCAATGCGGGACTGGATCGGTCCGGACTGAAGGCCTGGTGCCCACTGGATGAGGCCAGCCTGGCTCTGCTGCGCAGGGTGGCGGACCGCTTCCGGCTGAGCGCGCGCAGCGTGGACCGCGTGGTGAAGGTGGCCCGCACCGTGGCGGACCTCCACGGCCGCGACGCCATCGGCTCGGCGGAGCTGGCCGAAGCCGTTCAATTGCGGATCCGGGACACCCGCTCGCAGCTTCAGGAATGA
- a CDS encoding acyl-CoA carboxylase subunit beta, which produces MPDQRKTLLELIDEAQELGGEARVKRQHEQKKLTARERLDLLLDAGSFEEHDMLVRHQSTQFGLADNRPLGDGVITGFGKIDGRPVAVFSQDFTSYGGSLSEAHGRKICKIMDTAVKAGIPVIGLNDSGGARVQEGVSSLGAYADIFLRNTLASGVVPQLSAILGPCAGGAVYSPAITDFTVMTEGSSYMFVTGPKVVKTVTHEDVSSEDLGGARTHARKSGVAHFAAADEGRAIDLLRRLLSYMPLNNLEKPPLRPCDDPVDRAEERLVSVIPDNPNKPYDIRDVILDVMDRDSFLEIQEEYAANIVIGFARIGGRSIGVVANQPAVLAGVLDIEASRKAGRFVRFCDAFNIPIVTFVDVPGFLPGTDQEWRGIISNGAKLLYAYCEATVPKITVITRKAYGGAYDVMSSKHIRGDVNLAWPSAEIAVMGAKGAVEIIFSREIQKAEDPAALLDQRISEYTEHFATPWQAAERGYVDAVILPEQTRLRIHRALELLQNKADSNPARKHGNIPL; this is translated from the coding sequence ATGCCCGACCAGAGGAAGACCCTGCTGGAACTGATCGATGAAGCCCAGGAGCTGGGTGGCGAAGCCCGCGTGAAGCGTCAGCATGAGCAGAAGAAGCTGACCGCCCGGGAACGTCTGGACCTGTTGCTGGATGCGGGAAGTTTCGAAGAGCACGACATGCTGGTGCGCCACCAGTCCACCCAGTTCGGACTGGCCGACAACCGACCACTGGGCGATGGCGTGATCACCGGCTTCGGCAAGATCGACGGTCGGCCGGTGGCGGTCTTCTCCCAGGACTTCACCAGTTACGGGGGCAGTCTTTCCGAAGCGCACGGGCGCAAGATCTGCAAGATCATGGACACGGCGGTCAAGGCCGGCATTCCCGTGATCGGTCTCAACGATAGCGGGGGTGCCCGCGTGCAGGAGGGCGTCAGCAGCCTGGGTGCCTACGCCGACATTTTCCTGCGCAATACCCTGGCCAGCGGAGTGGTGCCGCAGCTGAGCGCGATCCTCGGCCCCTGCGCGGGCGGAGCGGTGTACAGCCCGGCGATCACTGACTTCACCGTGATGACCGAAGGCTCCAGCTACATGTTCGTGACGGGGCCCAAGGTGGTGAAGACCGTGACCCACGAGGACGTCAGCTCCGAGGACCTGGGTGGCGCGCGTACGCATGCGCGGAAGTCCGGAGTGGCGCACTTCGCCGCTGCCGACGAAGGCCGGGCCATCGATCTGCTGCGCCGACTGCTGTCCTACATGCCGCTCAACAATCTTGAGAAGCCCCCCCTGCGTCCCTGCGACGACCCGGTGGACCGGGCCGAGGAACGCCTGGTGAGCGTGATCCCGGACAACCCCAACAAGCCCTATGACATCCGCGACGTGATCCTGGATGTGATGGACCGTGATTCCTTCCTCGAGATCCAGGAAGAGTACGCCGCCAACATCGTGATCGGATTCGCCCGCATCGGTGGTCGCAGCATCGGTGTGGTGGCCAACCAGCCCGCCGTGCTGGCGGGTGTGCTGGACATCGAGGCCAGCCGCAAGGCGGGGCGTTTCGTGCGCTTCTGCGATGCCTTCAACATTCCCATCGTGACCTTCGTGGACGTGCCCGGCTTCCTGCCCGGGACAGACCAGGAATGGCGCGGAATCATCAGCAACGGGGCCAAGCTGCTCTACGCCTATTGCGAAGCCACCGTGCCCAAGATCACCGTGATCACCCGCAAGGCTTATGGCGGCGCCTACGACGTGATGAGTTCCAAGCACATCCGCGGCGACGTCAACCTGGCCTGGCCCAGCGCCGAGATCGCCGTGATGGGCGCCAAGGGCGCGGTGGAAATCATCTTCAGCCGTGAAATCCAGAAGGCCGAGGATCCCGCCGCCCTGCTGGACCAGCGGATCTCCGAGTACACCGAACACTTCGCCACTCCCTGGCAGGCCGCCGAGCGTGGTTACGTGGACGCGGTGATTCTGCCCGAGCAGACCCGGTTGCGCATCCATCGTGCGCTGGAGCTGCTGCAGAACAAGGCGGACAGCAACCCGGCCCGCAAGCACGGCAACATTCCGCTCTGA
- a CDS encoding NAD-binding protein: MNSRTRNVSLLILAALFLLAVGTTGYHLLEGWALDEAFYMTVITMSTVGFSEVHPLSATGRMLTVGLIFSGIGVIGIAATSLTAMLVSGEIRQLLRDRRMERKIQRMNGHTILCGYGRIGREIAREFLRGHHPLVVVDSSRASLADAREAGHMVIEGDATEEEVLLRANVAHAKGLVAALPRDSDNVYITLTAREYNRELHIAARSLDPGSEHRLLKAGANRVVNPYVIGGKRLAAVMLHPEIMDFLDLSMQQDPEGFSLRHLTVGSGSKLKDRTLAELDLRRIGRGVMVLGISRPTGAERSMVIPTADTALAQNDTLILLGNQSMYQALEAEGIVSR, encoded by the coding sequence ATGAATTCGCGCACGCGCAACGTGTCCCTCCTGATCCTGGCGGCGCTGTTTCTGCTGGCCGTGGGCACCACAGGCTATCACCTGCTGGAGGGCTGGGCGCTGGACGAAGCCTTCTACATGACCGTGATCACCATGAGCACGGTGGGCTTCAGCGAAGTACATCCCCTCTCGGCCACCGGACGCATGCTCACGGTGGGCCTGATCTTCTCGGGCATCGGCGTCATCGGCATCGCGGCCACCAGTCTCACGGCCATGCTGGTCTCAGGGGAGATCCGCCAGCTGCTGCGTGATCGCCGCATGGAAAGAAAGATCCAGCGCATGAACGGACACACCATTCTCTGCGGTTACGGCCGCATCGGGCGCGAGATCGCCCGCGAATTCCTGCGTGGCCACCATCCCCTGGTGGTGGTGGACTCCAGCAGGGCCAGCCTGGCCGATGCCCGCGAAGCCGGGCACATGGTCATCGAAGGGGACGCCACCGAGGAGGAAGTCCTGCTGCGCGCCAACGTCGCGCACGCCAAGGGACTGGTGGCGGCGCTCCCGCGCGACAGCGACAATGTCTACATCACGTTGACCGCGCGCGAGTACAATCGCGAGCTGCACATTGCCGCGCGCTCGCTGGATCCGGGCAGCGAACACCGCCTGCTCAAGGCCGGTGCCAACCGCGTGGTCAACCCCTATGTGATCGGCGGCAAGCGCCTGGCCGCCGTGATGCTGCATCCCGAGATCATGGACTTTCTGGACCTGTCCATGCAACAGGACCCCGAAGGGTTCAGTCTGCGCCATCTCACGGTGGGCAGCGGCTCGAAGCTCAAGGACCGCACCCTGGCCGAGCTGGATCTGCGCCGCATCGGCCGGGGCGTGATGGTGCTGGGCATCTCGCGCCCCACGGGCGCGGAACGCAGCATGGTGATCCCCACCGCCGACACGGCCCTCGCCCAGAACGACACCCTGATCCTGCTGGGCAACCAGAGCATGTACCAGGCGCTGGAGGCCGAAGGCATCGTCAGTCGCTGA
- a CDS encoding FAD-dependent oxidoreductase, with protein MARIVIVGAGFAGQTAALYLGHRLARDHQVTMINASDQFYFIPSFVWVGTGRMAPHRTHFPLAGVYKRFGIRLEVGRAVEVNPVSGWVRVERHDAPDLRVEYDQLLLATGPRLNFDATPGLGPGRHSQSICTLSHAVEASHAYLEEVARLERGERRRFLIGTGHPGATCQGAAFEYICNIHRDLVARRLRDRVDLRWLSNEAKLGDFGIQGLEMVKGGTRLSSEEFIGAAFRDMGVSWQVRTGVTGLDAGVAHWRDYEDHEGETPFDFAMLIPQFTGVPLKVSGDAGEDLSSTLLNPAGFVLVDGIYGLPWSELAQRPEAWPAQYQNPTWRNIHAAGIAFAPPGPISRPHVTPGGFSITAAPPRTGMVSGIIGRLVALNIADKLQTGHSPHSERMSEMAAACIASMGDSLWDGSAATILIHPVVPDHRKFPDSGGRDPFVTHMEMGLAGAWMKRLIHSTFMHKLQGRPGWRLIPE; from the coding sequence ATGGCCCGCATCGTCATCGTCGGCGCTGGCTTCGCCGGACAGACGGCTGCCCTCTACCTTGGACACCGCCTCGCCCGTGACCATCAGGTCACCATGATCAACGCCAGCGACCAGTTCTACTTCATCCCCTCCTTCGTCTGGGTCGGTACCGGCCGCATGGCCCCGCACCGCACCCACTTTCCGCTCGCCGGCGTCTACAAACGCTTCGGCATCCGGCTGGAAGTGGGCCGCGCGGTCGAAGTCAATCCCGTCTCCGGCTGGGTCCGGGTGGAGCGCCATGATGCGCCCGATCTGCGTGTGGAGTACGATCAACTGCTGCTGGCCACCGGCCCACGGCTGAACTTCGATGCCACCCCCGGGCTGGGGCCCGGGCGTCACAGCCAGTCGATCTGCACCCTGAGCCATGCCGTCGAGGCCAGCCACGCCTACCTGGAAGAAGTGGCGCGTCTGGAGCGCGGCGAGCGCCGGCGCTTCCTGATCGGCACCGGTCACCCGGGAGCCACCTGCCAGGGCGCGGCTTTCGAATACATCTGCAACATCCACCGCGACCTGGTGGCCCGCAGGCTGCGCGACCGGGTGGATCTGCGCTGGCTGAGCAACGAGGCCAAACTGGGCGACTTCGGTATCCAGGGTCTCGAGATGGTCAAGGGTGGCACACGCCTGAGCAGCGAAGAGTTCATTGGCGCGGCCTTTCGCGACATGGGCGTGTCATGGCAGGTGCGCACGGGCGTCACCGGGCTGGACGCAGGAGTCGCCCACTGGCGCGACTACGAGGATCACGAAGGCGAGACGCCCTTCGATTTCGCGATGCTGATCCCCCAGTTCACCGGGGTTCCGCTGAAGGTCAGCGGGGATGCGGGTGAAGATCTCTCCTCGACCCTGCTCAATCCGGCGGGCTTCGTGCTGGTCGACGGCATCTACGGCCTGCCCTGGAGCGAACTCGCGCAGCGCCCCGAGGCCTGGCCCGCCCAGTACCAGAACCCCACCTGGCGCAACATCCACGCCGCGGGCATCGCCTTTGCGCCTCCGGGTCCGATCTCACGCCCGCATGTCACACCGGGCGGCTTCAGCATCACGGCCGCGCCTCCGCGCACGGGCATGGTCTCGGGCATCATCGGCCGGCTGGTGGCGCTGAACATCGCCGACAAGCTGCAGACCGGACACAGCCCGCACAGCGAGCGGATGAGCGAGATGGCCGCGGCCTGCATCGCCAGCATGGGCGACAGCCTCTGGGACGGCTCGGCCGCCACCATCCTGATCCACCCGGTGGTGCCCGATCACCGCAAGTTCCCCGACAGCGGCGGGCGCGACCCCTTCGTGACTCACATGGAAATGGGGCTGGCCGGCGCCTGGATGAAACGCCTGATCCACAGCACATTCATGCACAAGCTGCAGGGCCGGCCCGGCTGGCGCCTGATACCCGAATAG
- a CDS encoding TIGR01777 family protein gives MKIILPGGSGQAGALLARAFRQDGHSVVVLGREARTEPLTSGIRQVAWDARTLGDWAEELDGADVVINLAGRSVDCRHTPANQRLILESRVNSTRVVGQAIAACSHPPALWLQASAATLYTHHTEKAQDETSGLIGGSEADLPAKWRAMVEVVKAWEGAQNDADTPHTRRVALRISLLLSPDPGGVFAVLLRLVRLGLGGTAGTGRQYVSWIHDRDFVNALRFIIEHPELEGPVNLAAPEPLPNAEFMRILRRAWGMPIGLPAPALLIELGSLLLRTESKLVLKSRRVIPGRLLDSGFRFSFPDWQTAACDLCQRARVRTGEH, from the coding sequence ATGAAGATCATCTTGCCCGGCGGCAGCGGACAGGCGGGCGCTCTGCTGGCCAGAGCCTTCCGCCAGGATGGGCACTCGGTTGTCGTGCTCGGTCGCGAGGCACGGACCGAGCCCTTGACCTCCGGTATCCGCCAGGTCGCCTGGGATGCCCGCACCCTCGGGGACTGGGCCGAGGAGCTGGACGGCGCCGACGTGGTGATCAACCTGGCCGGCCGCAGTGTGGACTGCCGTCATACACCGGCCAACCAGCGCCTGATCCTGGAGTCCCGGGTAAACAGCACACGCGTGGTGGGTCAGGCGATCGCCGCCTGCAGCCACCCGCCCGCGCTCTGGCTGCAGGCCAGCGCGGCCACCCTGTACACGCATCACACCGAGAAGGCCCAGGATGAAACCAGCGGCCTCATCGGCGGCAGCGAAGCCGACCTGCCCGCCAAGTGGCGTGCCATGGTCGAGGTGGTCAAGGCCTGGGAAGGGGCGCAGAACGATGCGGACACACCGCACACCCGGCGGGTGGCGCTGCGGATCTCGCTGCTGCTCAGCCCCGATCCGGGAGGAGTCTTCGCGGTGCTGCTGCGCCTGGTGCGTCTGGGACTGGGAGGCACGGCGGGCACTGGGCGGCAGTATGTGTCGTGGATTCACGACCGGGATTTCGTGAATGCCTTGCGCTTCATCATCGAACACCCGGAGCTGGAAGGGCCCGTGAATCTGGCGGCCCCCGAGCCCCTCCCGAATGCGGAATTCATGCGCATACTGCGCCGTGCCTGGGGCATGCCCATCGGCCTGCCCGCACCGGCCTTGCTGATCGAACTGGGTTCGCTGCTGCTGCGCACCGAAAGCAAGCTGGTGCTCAAGAGTCGGCGCGTGATCCCCGGTCGCCTGCTGGACAGTGGATTCCGCTTCAGTTTTCCCGACTGGCAGACGGCCGCGTGTGACCTGTGTCAACGCGCGCGGGTCCGGACTGGCGAACATTGA
- a CDS encoding DNA starvation/stationary phase protection protein, which translates to MGETRPRNQRRFPMEHTHEEVVGALSGLLASSYTLYLKTHNFHWNVTGPMFTTLHTLFELQYTDLALAVDAIAERIRSLDAFAPGSWSEFSTLSRVKETTGRTEATQMIRTLVADQGLLADAARAVIVAAEKIGDQASADLATQRLQIHEKNAWMLRSHLE; encoded by the coding sequence ATGGGGGAGACCCGCCCCCGGAACCAAAGGAGATTCCCGATGGAACACACGCATGAAGAGGTTGTGGGCGCCCTGTCCGGGCTGCTGGCCAGCAGCTACACCCTGTATCTCAAGACCCACAATTTCCACTGGAACGTGACCGGTCCCATGTTCACCACCCTGCATACGCTCTTCGAGCTGCAGTACACGGATCTGGCTCTGGCCGTGGATGCCATCGCCGAACGCATCCGTTCACTGGATGCCTTCGCCCCGGGCAGCTGGAGCGAGTTCTCGACCCTCAGCAGGGTCAAGGAAACCACGGGCCGCACCGAAGCGACCCAGATGATCCGCACACTGGTGGCCGATCAGGGCCTGCTGGCCGATGCGGCACGCGCGGTGATCGTGGCCGCCGAGAAGATCGGAGATCAGGCCAGCGCCGATCTGGCGACCCAGCGCCTGCAGATCCATGAAAAGAACGCCTGGATGCTGCGCAGCCATCTTGAGTAG
- a CDS encoding sodium ion-translocating decarboxylase subunit beta encodes MNGLDTFWRFTGFANLTPGHVVMILVGLTFLYLAIKKDYEPLLLVPIGFGILIGNIPFLENVGLQIGIYEDGSVLRYLYMGVLKGVFPPLIFLGIGAMTDFSALLSNPKLMLLGAAAQLGIFLTFAAAIVLGFSPAQSASIGIIGGADGPTAIFLSSRLAPELIGAIAIAAYSYMALVPVIQPPVIKLLTTRKERLIRMKPSRSVSQLEKMLFPIAGILLTGFVSPGALPLVGMLFFGNLLKESGVTNRLGNTAKNAMIDIVTMLLGVTVGASTQATTFLTPQSIMIFVLGAASFMVATAGGVLFAKGMNLFLKEGEKINPMIGAAGVSAVPDSARVVQMMGIKEDPSNHLLMHAMAPNVSGVIGSAVAAGILMAYMM; translated from the coding sequence ATGAACGGCCTGGACACCTTCTGGCGCTTCACCGGCTTCGCCAACCTGACCCCGGGTCATGTGGTGATGATTCTGGTGGGGCTGACCTTCCTGTATCTCGCCATCAAGAAGGACTATGAACCGCTGCTGCTGGTGCCGATCGGCTTCGGCATCCTGATCGGCAACATTCCCTTCCTCGAGAACGTGGGGCTGCAGATCGGGATATACGAAGACGGCAGCGTGCTGCGCTACCTCTACATGGGCGTGCTCAAGGGCGTCTTTCCCCCGCTGATCTTCCTGGGCATCGGGGCGATGACCGACTTCTCGGCCTTGCTCAGCAATCCCAAGCTGATGCTGCTGGGCGCCGCGGCCCAGCTGGGCATCTTTCTGACCTTTGCCGCGGCCATCGTGCTGGGCTTCAGCCCGGCGCAGTCCGCGTCGATCGGCATCATCGGCGGAGCCGATGGTCCCACCGCCATCTTCCTTTCGTCACGGCTGGCGCCCGAGCTGATCGGAGCGATCGCGATCGCGGCCTACAGCTACATGGCGCTGGTGCCCGTGATCCAGCCCCCCGTGATCAAATTGCTGACCACGCGCAAGGAACGCCTGATCCGGATGAAGCCCTCGCGCAGCGTGAGCCAGCTCGAGAAGATGCTCTTTCCCATCGCGGGCATCCTGCTGACGGGTTTCGTCTCTCCGGGGGCCCTGCCGCTGGTGGGCATGCTGTTCTTCGGGAACCTGCTCAAGGAAAGCGGAGTCACCAACCGCCTGGGCAACACCGCCAAGAACGCCATGATCGACATCGTGACCATGCTGCTGGGGGTCACGGTGGGGGCCTCGACCCAGGCCACCACCTTTCTGACTCCCCAATCGATCATGATCTTCGTGCTGGGTGCCGCCTCCTTCATGGTGGCCACCGCGGGAGGCGTGCTGTTTGCCAAGGGCATGAACCTCTTCCTCAAGGAAGGAGAGAAGATCAATCCCATGATCGGGGCCGCCGGTGTGAGCGCGGTACCCGACAGTGCGCGGGTGGTCCAGATGATGGGCATCAAGGAAGATCCCAGCAACCACCTGCTGATGCACGCGATGGCGCCCAATGTCTCGGGCGTGATCGGCAGTGCGGTGGCCGCAGGCATCCTGATGGCCTACATGATGTAA
- a CDS encoding biotin attachment protein: protein MKKFDFTIHGNRYQVQIQSIEDNQALVLVNGSEYAVEIHDEKLKEKTPRLVREQAVPDSSSHHQRTSSPSAPKGVGLVKSPLPGTILELKVKVGDTVARGAVLMIMEAMKMENEIRSDRAGVVRSLLVAQGESVLEGASLAEIGESA, encoded by the coding sequence ATGAAGAAATTCGATTTCACCATCCACGGCAATCGCTACCAGGTGCAGATCCAGTCCATCGAGGACAATCAGGCGCTGGTGCTGGTCAACGGCAGCGAATACGCCGTCGAGATCCACGATGAGAAACTGAAGGAAAAGACCCCGCGCCTGGTGCGCGAACAGGCGGTGCCCGACAGCTCGAGCCACCACCAGCGCACGTCCAGTCCCAGCGCGCCCAAGGGTGTGGGTCTGGTCAAGTCGCCACTGCCCGGCACGATCCTCGAGCTGAAGGTCAAGGTGGGTGATACGGTGGCCCGCGGCGCCGTGCTGATGATCATGGAAGCCATGAAGATGGAGAACGAGATCCGCAGCGACCGGGCCGGCGTGGTACGCAGTCTGCTGGTCGCCCAGGGCGAGAGCGTGCTCGAGGGCGCCTCGCTGGCCGAGATCGGAGAGAGCGCATGA
- a CDS encoding OadG family protein, which yields MLQPTAAAASAAPNGLGDLQISFSNLELSHIELCLIGYGVCFLVLLSLAVIFTLFQKALKSRVNRVQQGAAQVEEDLSGEVNAAIALALHLHFSALHDRENTVLTIERRQSTYSPWSSKIYGIRGFGQRPQRPSRLPLRRNGNGSDEA from the coding sequence ATGCTGCAGCCAACCGCCGCGGCGGCATCCGCGGCCCCCAATGGACTGGGCGACCTGCAGATCAGCTTTTCGAATCTGGAGCTGTCACACATCGAACTGTGCCTGATCGGCTACGGGGTCTGTTTTCTGGTGCTGCTCAGCCTGGCCGTGATCTTCACCCTGTTCCAGAAAGCCCTCAAGAGCCGGGTCAACCGGGTCCAGCAGGGTGCCGCCCAGGTCGAGGAAGATCTGTCGGGTGAAGTCAACGCCGCGATCGCCCTTGCCCTGCACCTGCATTTTTCCGCCCTGCACGACCGCGAGAACACGGTGCTGACCATCGAACGGCGTCAGTCCACCTATTCCCCATGGAGCTCGAAGATCTACGGCATCCGTGGTTTCGGCCAACGCCCCCAGCGTCCTTCCCGTCTGCCCCTGAGGCGGAACGGCAATGGATCCGACGAGGCATGA